Proteins from a single region of Kogia breviceps isolate mKogBre1 chromosome 5, mKogBre1 haplotype 1, whole genome shotgun sequence:
- the DPPA2 gene encoding developmental pluripotency-associated protein 2, which produces MAHPNYEKNFFEEVLGEENMVLSLIPVNEEIVEDHQTEPSVSSTSEVKVESLSPDDQVHLPQTDEQFKACPKSSCSKPIYPLPTILPPINNVSRDTLRKWCQQLNLSTDGQKIEVYLRLQKHAYPEKDQYIPESSREARLQSCPGKHKMVTRRASVKKRKMIENEERTHMVEVITSAQAAMLAAWSRIAARAVQPKAVNSRPLPPSVETFLPQASGVRWCVVHGRPLLADTEGWVRLQFHAGQTWVPSTPRRMISLFMLPACTFPSPDLEDNMLCPECAKRNKKIMKKLIAMGKRKKPGLDIPTSLLLDGPCLNTK; this is translated from the exons aatttttttgaaGAGGTCTTAGGTGAAGAAAATATGGTTCTGTCATTGATTCCAGTTAATGAGGAAATTGTTGAAGATCATCAAACGGAACCAAGTGTTTCTTCAACTTCGGAAGTCAAAGTGGAGTCACTGAGTCCAGACGATCAAG TTCATCTTCCTCAAACAGATGAACAGTTCAAAGCTTGCCCAAAATCTAGTTGTAGTAAACCAATTTATCCGTTGCCAACCATATTGCCTCCAATTAACAACGTGAGTCGGGACACTTTGCGGAAATGGTGCCAACAACTTAATTTGAGTACCGATGGTCAG AAAATAGAGGTTTATCTGAGACTCCAGAAACATGCTTATCCTGAAAAAGATCAG TATATTCCTGAATCATCACGGGAGGCCAGATTGCAGTCATGTCCAGGGAAGCACAAGATGGTGACCAGGAGAGCAAGTGTTAAGAAAAGGAAGATGATTGAGAATGAGGAAAGGACCCACATGGTTGAAGTGATAACTTCAGCACAGGCAGCCATGTTGGCAGCATGGTCAAGAATTGCTGCAAGAGCCGTTCAACCTAAGGCTGTAAATTCACGTCCCCTGCCTCCCTCTGTTGAGACCTTTTTGCCGCAAGCTTCTG GTGTCCGGTGGTGTGTGGTCCATGGCAGACCACTGTTGGCAGACACAGAAGGTTGGGTTCGCCTGCAGTTCCATGCAGGTCAGACCTGGGTGCCTAGCACTCCCAGAAGGATGATCTCTCTCTTCATGTTACCTGCCTGCACTTTCCCATCGCCAGACCTAGAAGATAATATGTTATGTCCTGAATGTGCTAAGAG gaataagaaaattatgaaaaaattaattgcaatggggaagaggaagaaacctGGTTTGGACATACCAACATCATTGCTTTTAGATGGGCCATGtcttaatacaaaataa